A genomic region of Pseudomonas abietaniphila contains the following coding sequences:
- a CDS encoding retention module-containing protein: MARLIGTVRQVVGDVFAVAGNGTKRLVIEGDKVYAGEQLQTGPTGAVAIHLAKGGELTLGRDSSMPLTPEILANHATHVDTPDAAPSQAQLSDVQQVQQAIAAGADPSQITDPPAAGNANPGGSPTALGGGHSFVLLTETAGVVTPVIGFPTAGLGSTFILPELEVGTFVNGSPDFSLPPIVVPPPVVTPPDNPPPDQPPPDQPPPDQPPPPVDNGVSLGSSEVTLNEANLADGSNPNPDALTQNGVIKVTAPDGLQTLNIGGIDVVVNGVAITSPQSITLPSGNTLTILGYNPTTGEVTYTYTLTGAETHNQGDGTVNNEQIAVHAVDSDGDVADGNINVHVTDDVPQANPDIGYVKEGGETSGNILGNDTAGADGPAAGGLIIGVRAGSDTSTPVTSGVGTVIQGLYGTLTVDANGNASYVANPNNGGQGDAQDVFTYTIRDADGDTSTTTVTVNVFHNDGVIIGGSDCTVSEANLADGSSPDAAALTQTGTVKVTAPDGLQTLTIGGINVIENGVAITSPQSTTLPSGSTFTVISYNPVTGEVTYSYTLNGAETHNQGNGTVNNEQIAVHAVDSDGDVADGNINVHVTDDVPQANPDIGYVKEGGETSGNILGNDTAGADGPAAGGLIVGVRAGSDTSTPVSGGVGTVIQGLYGTLTVDANGNASYAANPNNGGHGDAQDVFTYTIRDADGDTSTTTVTVNVYHNDGVIIGGSDCTVSESHLPYGSDPDAAALTQNGSIKITAPDGLQTLTIGGVNVIENGVAITSPQSTTLPSGSTFTILTYNPTTGEVTYSYTLNGAETHNQGNGTVNNEQIAVHAVDSDGDVADGNINVHVTDDVPQANPDIGYVKEGGETSGNILANDQAGADGPGAGGLIVGVRAGSDTSTPVSGGVGTVIQGLYGNLIVDANGNASYHANPNSVSHGGEQDVFTYTIRDADGDTSTTTVTVNVYHNDGVTIGGGDCTVDEANLPGGSHPDHDALTQTGTIKITAPDGLQTLTVGGINVIDHGVPLSSPQSTTLPSGSTLTILTYNPTTGEVTYTYTLNHSEDHNQGDGTSLNDQIPVHAVDNDGDVSDGNVVVKILDDTPQAHCDIGNVAAGGDVSGNLLLNDSAGADGAGPNGLIVGVRAGGDTSTPASGGLGSVITGLYGTLIVDAQGNATYHSNPALVGPHGEQDVFTYTIRDADGDTSTTTVTVNVAPPCPPVACNDHDVTVQESALDTHKDGQDLAPGKVTGSHPGSTAETGTGTVADSAHGGYGALTFSLDGAHNGTVQGQFGVLHLNADGSYTYTLTSAPKTTPAANDGPNITHDTFNYTVTDSLGHSSTAQIVVNIVDDQPKAACIDKTVTSDGVDTNLMLIVDNSASMNEASGVNGLSRLGLEKQAIIELLNKYEALGDVKVQLVTFNSQANIGSNEWVDVATAKAMVNALTAGNGTNYDAALAAAQQAFVEKGAIAGAQNLAYFFSDGNPTTSPQHADPDHVPNPARGDGIDATEEHAWTTFLDSHHINAFAIGVGTDVSSTYLNPVAYNGATGTNTNAVVVTDLGQLNVVLSGTVQGGVHGSLLEGGTFGADQGFIKSVSVDGTTYTFDPKAYSHQGGVITSGGENHGVFDAQTHTLTVTGEHGTLVVNMGTGEYSYTPSVGVTQPVTENIHYVLSDNDGDLASANLNVHVVPPPVYEAPIAVADNVITNLGGSSIVIPGAALAANDVPGNGGALTASPTTFNTGWTAKGADFSAGSLKTIQFAGTQNKDSNHLKNLDRSDFFNNTATTALLVISGYLGAVNAAPSNAQDLYSVHLRAGETVTVDHSLTNDVLGMAWKFEDGAYHGLSDGGTFTATEEGTYRLIVVNQSDPGVKEHYNLNLTIDYAAVNTTPDVHSTYTVTDPHGGSSTAAVNIAHQDGHTVLGTTGDDVLVGAADSHLHGGDGNDVLVAGPGTNELFGDNGNDMLFSGPGNDLLDGGAGNNTANYSLATAGVTVSTAELGAQHTGGAGTDTLVNIQNLIGSNFNDHLTGDQGNNVLNGGLGNDVLNGGAGDDLLIGGSGNNTLTGGPGHDTFQWQAGNTGHDTVTDFNFGLDKLDLSQLLQGEHADANSLENFLHFSVSGNGASLVSSIGVSSVAGGATTQTIDLAGVNLAQHYGVSPGAGGVVASGHDTASIINGMLGDHSLKVDTV, encoded by the coding sequence ATGGCCAGGTTGATCGGTACTGTGCGGCAGGTGGTGGGCGACGTTTTCGCGGTGGCGGGCAACGGCACCAAGCGTCTGGTGATCGAAGGCGACAAGGTTTATGCCGGTGAACAACTGCAAACCGGACCCACGGGCGCGGTGGCGATACATCTGGCCAAGGGAGGCGAACTGACGCTGGGACGTGACAGCAGCATGCCGCTGACGCCGGAGATCCTGGCCAACCACGCGACCCACGTAGACACCCCGGATGCGGCGCCCAGTCAGGCCCAGCTGTCCGATGTGCAGCAGGTGCAGCAGGCGATTGCCGCCGGTGCTGACCCGAGCCAGATCACCGATCCGCCCGCCGCTGGCAACGCCAATCCCGGAGGTTCGCCCACGGCATTGGGGGGCGGGCATTCATTCGTATTGCTGACCGAAACGGCAGGCGTCGTGACGCCGGTCATCGGCTTTCCGACGGCCGGTCTGGGTTCCACGTTCATCCTGCCGGAGCTGGAGGTTGGCACGTTTGTAAACGGCTCTCCGGACTTCAGCCTTCCACCGATCGTCGTGCCGCCGCCGGTGGTGACGCCACCCGACAATCCGCCGCCTGATCAACCGCCACCGGACCAGCCACCACCGGACCAGCCACCACCACCGGTGGACAACGGCGTGAGCCTCGGTTCCAGCGAGGTGACGCTCAACGAAGCCAACCTGGCCGATGGCAGTAACCCGAACCCGGATGCGCTGACCCAGAACGGGGTGATCAAAGTCACCGCGCCTGACGGTCTGCAGACCCTGAACATTGGTGGCATCGACGTCGTGGTCAACGGCGTGGCAATCACCTCACCCCAGTCGATCACCCTGCCATCAGGCAATACGCTGACCATCCTGGGTTACAACCCGACCACCGGCGAAGTGACTTACACCTATACGCTCACCGGCGCGGAAACCCACAACCAGGGTGACGGCACGGTCAACAACGAACAGATTGCCGTGCATGCCGTGGACAGCGATGGCGACGTAGCGGACGGCAATATCAACGTCCACGTGACTGACGACGTGCCGCAGGCCAACCCCGATATTGGCTATGTCAAAGAAGGCGGGGAGACCAGCGGCAACATCCTCGGCAACGACACCGCCGGCGCTGACGGTCCGGCAGCCGGTGGTTTGATCATTGGCGTGAGAGCCGGCAGCGATACGTCGACGCCGGTTACCAGTGGCGTGGGCACGGTGATTCAAGGGCTCTACGGCACCTTGACGGTGGATGCCAACGGCAACGCTTCTTATGTGGCCAACCCGAATAATGGTGGTCAGGGCGATGCGCAAGATGTCTTCACCTACACCATCCGCGACGCCGACGGCGACACCAGCACCACGACGGTGACCGTCAATGTTTTCCACAACGATGGCGTGATCATTGGTGGCAGCGATTGCACGGTCAGCGAAGCCAACCTGGCCGACGGCAGCAGCCCGGACGCCGCGGCGCTGACCCAGACCGGCACCGTGAAGGTCACGGCGCCGGACGGTCTGCAAACACTGACCATTGGCGGCATCAACGTGATCGAGAATGGCGTGGCGATCACTTCGCCGCAATCGACCACATTGCCATCGGGCAGCACCTTTACTGTTATTTCCTATAACCCGGTCACCGGGGAAGTGACCTACAGCTACACGCTCAACGGTGCCGAGACCCACAATCAAGGCAACGGCACGGTCAACAACGAACAGATCGCTGTGCATGCCGTGGACAGCGACGGCGACGTGGCTGACGGCAATATCAACGTTCACGTGACGGACGATGTGCCGCAGGCCAACCCTGATATTGGCTATGTCAAAGAAGGCGGCGAAACCAGCGGCAATATCTTGGGCAACGACACCGCGGGTGCCGACGGTCCGGCAGCCGGTGGTTTGATCGTCGGTGTGCGCGCCGGCAGCGACACCTCGACTCCGGTTTCCGGCGGCGTAGGCACCGTGATTCAAGGGCTGTACGGCACGTTGACGGTCGATGCCAACGGCAACGCCTCTTATGCGGCGAACCCGAATAATGGGGGGCATGGCGACGCGCAGGACGTGTTTACCTACACCATCCGCGATGCCGACGGCGACACCAGCACCACGACGGTGACCGTCAATGTCTATCACAACGATGGCGTGATCATCGGTGGCAGCGATTGCACGGTCAGCGAGTCGCATCTGCCCTATGGCAGCGACCCTGACGCAGCGGCACTCACGCAAAATGGCAGCATCAAAATCACGGCGCCCGACGGTCTGCAAACCCTGACCATCGGTGGTGTCAACGTGATCGAGAATGGCGTGGCGATCACCTCACCGCAGTCGACCACACTGCCGTCGGGCAGCACGTTCACCATCCTCACGTACAACCCGACCACAGGCGAAGTGACCTATAGCTATACGCTCAACGGTGCGGAAACTCACAATCAAGGCAACGGCACGGTCAACAACGAACAGATCGCCGTGCATGCCGTGGACAGCGACGGCGACGTGGCTGACGGCAACATCAACGTTCACGTGACGGACGATGTGCCGCAGGCCAACCCTGATATTGGCTATGTCAAAGAAGGCGGCGAAACCAGCGGCAATATTCTCGCTAACGACCAGGCGGGTGCCGATGGTCCTGGAGCGGGCGGTTTGATCGTCGGTGTGCGCGCCGGCAGCGACACCTCGACTCCGGTTTCCGGCGGCGTAGGCACGGTGATTCAGGGCCTGTACGGCAACCTGATCGTCGATGCCAACGGTAATGCCTCATACCACGCCAACCCGAACTCGGTGAGTCATGGTGGCGAGCAGGATGTCTTCACCTACACCATCCGCGACGCCGACGGTGACACCAGCACCACGACGGTGACCGTCAATGTCTACCACAACGATGGTGTGACCATCGGCGGTGGCGACTGCACGGTCGATGAAGCGAATCTGCCGGGCGGCTCTCATCCGGATCACGATGCGCTGACGCAGACCGGCACCATCAAGATCACCGCACCGGACGGTCTGCAAACTCTGACCGTGGGCGGTATCAACGTGATCGATCACGGCGTGCCACTCTCGTCCCCACAATCGACGACGTTACCCTCGGGCAGCACGCTGACCATCCTCACCTACAATCCGACCACAGGCGAGGTGACGTACACCTACACGCTCAACCATTCGGAAGACCACAATCAGGGCGACGGCACGTCACTCAACGATCAGATCCCCGTGCATGCAGTGGACAACGACGGTGACGTCAGCGACGGCAATGTCGTGGTCAAGATTCTCGACGACACACCCCAGGCTCACTGCGACATCGGCAACGTGGCGGCGGGCGGCGATGTCAGCGGGAATCTGCTGCTCAATGATTCGGCGGGCGCAGACGGCGCAGGCCCTAACGGCCTGATCGTCGGCGTACGTGCAGGTGGTGACACTTCAACCCCGGCATCGGGCGGTCTGGGCAGCGTGATCACCGGGCTGTACGGCACGTTGATCGTCGACGCCCAAGGCAATGCGACCTATCACAGCAACCCTGCACTGGTCGGCCCGCATGGCGAGCAGGACGTGTTCACGTACACCATCCGCGACGCCGATGGCGACACCAGCACCACCACGGTCACGGTCAACGTTGCGCCGCCATGCCCACCGGTTGCCTGCAACGATCATGACGTCACCGTGCAGGAAAGCGCGCTGGATACCCACAAGGACGGCCAGGACCTGGCGCCCGGAAAAGTCACCGGCAGCCACCCGGGATCAACCGCTGAAACCGGCACCGGCACGGTTGCCGACTCGGCCCACGGCGGTTATGGCGCGCTGACCTTCAGCCTTGATGGCGCCCACAACGGCACCGTTCAAGGTCAGTTTGGCGTGCTGCACCTGAACGCGGACGGCAGCTACACCTACACGCTGACATCGGCACCGAAAACCACGCCTGCCGCCAACGATGGGCCGAACATCACCCACGACACGTTCAATTACACAGTCACCGATTCGCTGGGGCATTCATCCACCGCGCAGATCGTGGTCAACATCGTCGACGATCAACCTAAAGCCGCCTGCATCGACAAGACGGTGACCAGCGATGGCGTCGACACCAACCTGATGCTGATCGTCGATAATTCGGCGAGCATGAACGAGGCGTCGGGTGTGAACGGGCTGTCTCGTCTGGGCCTGGAAAAACAGGCGATCATCGAGCTGCTGAACAAGTACGAAGCCCTCGGCGACGTGAAAGTGCAACTGGTGACCTTCAACAGCCAGGCGAACATCGGCAGCAACGAATGGGTGGATGTCGCCACGGCCAAGGCCATGGTCAATGCGCTGACTGCTGGCAACGGCACCAACTACGACGCCGCGCTGGCCGCTGCACAACAAGCGTTCGTCGAGAAAGGCGCCATCGCAGGTGCGCAAAACCTTGCGTACTTCTTCTCGGATGGCAACCCGACGACTTCACCGCAGCATGCTGATCCGGATCACGTGCCGAACCCTGCACGCGGTGACGGTATCGACGCGACTGAAGAGCACGCCTGGACCACGTTCCTCGACAGCCATCACATCAACGCCTTCGCCATTGGCGTCGGTACTGACGTGAGCAGCACTTACCTCAACCCGGTCGCGTACAACGGCGCGACGGGCACCAATACCAATGCGGTGGTGGTCACAGACCTCGGTCAATTGAACGTGGTGCTCAGCGGCACCGTTCAGGGCGGGGTGCATGGCAGCCTGCTGGAAGGCGGCACCTTCGGCGCCGATCAGGGTTTCATCAAATCCGTGAGCGTCGATGGCACGACGTACACCTTCGATCCCAAGGCTTACAGCCATCAGGGAGGCGTCATCACCAGTGGTGGTGAAAACCATGGTGTCTTCGATGCCCAGACCCACACCCTGACGGTCACCGGTGAGCACGGCACGCTGGTTGTCAACATGGGCACTGGCGAATACAGCTACACACCGTCAGTGGGTGTTACTCAACCGGTGACCGAAAACATTCACTACGTGCTCAGCGACAACGACGGCGATCTGGCCTCGGCCAACCTCAACGTTCACGTCGTTCCGCCGCCTGTCTACGAAGCCCCGATTGCGGTGGCCGACAATGTCATCACCAACCTGGGCGGTTCGAGCATCGTCATTCCGGGCGCCGCGCTGGCGGCGAACGATGTACCGGGCAATGGCGGCGCGCTGACTGCTTCGCCGACGACCTTCAACACCGGCTGGACCGCCAAAGGTGCAGATTTCTCTGCGGGCTCGCTGAAAACCATCCAGTTCGCAGGGACCCAGAACAAAGACAGCAATCACCTGAAAAACCTGGACCGCAGCGATTTCTTCAACAACACGGCGACCACCGCTTTGCTGGTGATCAGCGGTTACCTGGGCGCAGTCAATGCCGCGCCGTCCAACGCACAGGACCTGTACAGCGTGCACCTGAGGGCGGGTGAAACCGTCACGGTCGACCACAGCCTGACCAACGACGTGCTGGGCATGGCGTGGAAGTTCGAAGACGGCGCGTATCACGGCCTCTCGGATGGCGGCACGTTTACGGCCACTGAAGAGGGCACTTATCGTCTGATCGTGGTCAATCAGTCCGACCCTGGCGTGAAAGAACACTACAACCTGAACTTGACCATCGATTACGCAGCGGTCAACACCACGCCGGATGTCCACAGCACCTACACCGTCACCGACCCGCACGGCGGCAGCAGCACCGCCGCCGTGAACATTGCGCATCAGGACGGGCATACGGTCTTGGGCACCACCGGCGATGATGTGCTGGTCGGCGCGGCCGACAGTCACCTCCACGGTGGCGACGGCAACGACGTGCTGGTGGCCGGGCCAGGCACCAACGAACTGTTCGGCGACAACGGGAACGACATGCTCTTCAGCGGGCCGGGCAACGACCTCCTTGATGGCGGCGCCGGGAACAACACCGCCAACTACTCGCTGGCCACGGCGGGCGTGACCGTCAGCACCGCCGAGCTGGGGGCGCAACACACCGGCGGGGCCGGGACCGATACCCTGGTCAATATCCAGAACCTGATCGGCTCCAACTTCAACGATCACCTCACAGGCGATCAGGGCAATAACGTGCTCAATGGCGGTCTGGGCAACGACGTCCTCAACGGCGGCGCGGGCGATGACCTCCTGATCGGCGGGTCTGGCAACAACACACTGACCGGTGGTCCTGGGCACGACACCTTCCAGTGGCAAGCCGGCAACACCGGGCACGACACGGTCACCGATTTCAACTTCGGTCTCGACAAACTCGACCTGTCGCAGCTGTTGCAGGGTGAGCATGCCGATGCCAATTCACTGGAGAACTTCCTGCATTTCAGCGTCAGCGGCAATGGCGCGTCGTTGGTGTCGAGCATCGGCGTGAGCAGTGTGGCGGGCGGGGCGACCACTCAAACCATCGACCTGGCCGGGGTTAACCTGGCTCAGCATTATGGTGTTTCCCCCGGGGCAGGCGGTGTGGTGGCGAGCGGGCACGATACCGCTTCGATCATCAACGGCATGCTGGGGGATCACTCGCTGAAGGTGGATACGGTTTGA
- a CDS encoding YbaN family protein: MAHGSSGDSTPRTSRSRFVRYLLQGIGWLSVALGVIGIFLPVLPTTPFLLLAAACFARSSPRFYHWLVDHPRLGPWIRGYLNGEGIPLKGKVYAIGLMWISIGVSCWLVPMVWARVFMGVSAVLVTVYILRQKTLRR, translated from the coding sequence ATGGCGCACGGCAGTTCCGGTGATTCCACACCCCGTACGAGCCGATCCCGGTTCGTGCGGTATCTGTTGCAAGGCATTGGCTGGCTGAGCGTGGCGTTGGGTGTGATCGGGATTTTCCTTCCGGTGCTGCCGACCACGCCCTTCCTTCTGCTGGCCGCTGCGTGTTTCGCGCGCAGTTCTCCCCGCTTTTATCACTGGCTGGTCGATCACCCTCGGCTCGGTCCGTGGATTCGTGGGTATCTGAACGGGGAAGGTATTCCGCTCAAGGGCAAGGTGTATGCGATCGGTCTGATGTGGATCAGTATCGGGGTTTCTTGCTGGCTGGTGCCGATGGTCTGGGCGCGGGTGTTTATGGGGGTGAGTGCTGTTTTGGTGACGGTTTATATCTTGCGGCAGAAGACGCTGCGGCGGTGA
- a CDS encoding YecA family protein → MSFAEQLHRLQAFLDADELHDEALDYVAAHGYLTALSICAETVPDREWIDALFAEPPHYADKAQHEEIESTLIQLKAHIARQLASDEEFELPCDLDLGDDPDDSELRGWCIGFMEGVFLRESAWFENDEEEVSEMLLPIMVGSGLFDEQPEFADIAADANLMDDMIVQIPEALTALYLLLHAPDEKPAILKPRHH, encoded by the coding sequence ATGTCCTTCGCTGAGCAATTACACCGCCTGCAAGCCTTCCTCGACGCCGATGAGCTGCATGACGAAGCGCTGGACTACGTAGCCGCCCACGGCTACCTGACTGCGCTGTCGATCTGTGCCGAAACCGTGCCGGACCGCGAGTGGATCGACGCGCTGTTCGCCGAGCCACCGCACTACGCGGACAAGGCTCAGCACGAAGAGATCGAATCCACCCTGATCCAGCTCAAGGCGCACATCGCCCGTCAGCTGGCGTCGGACGAAGAGTTCGAACTGCCTTGCGACCTGGACCTGGGCGATGACCCGGACGACTCCGAACTGCGCGGCTGGTGCATCGGTTTCATGGAAGGTGTTTTCCTGCGTGAATCGGCCTGGTTCGAGAACGATGAAGAGGAAGTCAGCGAGATGCTGCTACCGATCATGGTCGGTTCGGGTCTGTTCGACGAGCAACCTGAGTTCGCCGACATCGCGGCAGATGCCAATCTGATGGACGACATGATCGTGCAGATCCCTGAGGCGCTGACCGCGCTGTATCTGCTGCTGCACGCCCCGGATGAAAAACCGGCGATCCTCAAACCTCGCCACCACTGA
- the recQ gene encoding DNA helicase RecQ, translating into MLDQAQRVLKDIFGYDSFRGFQGAIIERVASGGDALVLMPTGGGKSLCFQVPGLLRDGLAVVVSPLIALMDDQVATLEELGVSAAALNSTLSPEQQRDLANRIRLGEIKMLYLAPERLVQPRMLSFLQNLKIALFAIDEAHCVSQWGHDFRPEYLQLGQLAELFPDVPRIALTATADKRTREEIVTRLHLQDAERFLSSFDRPNIFYRIVPKEQPRKQLLAFLSERRSDAGIVYCLSRKKVEETAAFLSDNGYPALPYHAGLPIETRSENQRRFLNEEGLIMVATIAFGMGIDKPNVRFVAHMDLPKSLEAYYQETGRAGRDGLPADAWMAYGLQDVLMLKQMLQNSEGDERHKRVEHHKLDAMLALCEETRCRRQALLAYFDEDMPNPCGHCDNCVDGVQTWDATEPARQALSAIYRTGQRYGVGHLVDVLLGKENDKVQSFGHQKLAVFGVGKARSEGEWRSLFRQLVARGLADIDLEGYGGLRLSDTCRPLLRGEVTLQLRRDLKPQTTPKASGSPASQLVRGEEREQWEALRALRRKLAEEHRVPPYVIFPDSTLLEMLRSQPGTMAEMGRVSGVGARKLERYGEAFLEVLGGSAPAPRVVTDLRHELISLARAGMTPMQIAGQLQCSEKNVYTMLAEAIGKQQLSLEQALDLPEDLLSEIQDAFLDGEGELPPVAAIAELFTGRVPEGVLYCVRAALQSEFEV; encoded by the coding sequence ATGCTCGACCAGGCTCAACGCGTACTTAAAGACATCTTCGGCTACGACAGTTTTCGTGGCTTCCAGGGTGCCATTATCGAGCGTGTGGCCAGTGGTGGAGATGCGCTGGTACTGATGCCGACCGGCGGTGGCAAATCCCTGTGTTTCCAGGTGCCCGGCCTGTTGCGTGACGGTCTGGCGGTCGTGGTGTCTCCGTTGATCGCCCTGATGGACGATCAGGTGGCCACGCTGGAAGAGCTGGGTGTTTCGGCAGCAGCGCTGAACTCGACCCTCAGCCCCGAGCAGCAACGGGACCTGGCCAACCGGATTCGTCTCGGCGAGATAAAAATGCTGTATCTGGCGCCCGAGCGTCTGGTCCAGCCACGCATGCTGTCGTTTCTGCAGAACCTGAAAATCGCCCTGTTCGCCATCGACGAAGCCCACTGTGTTTCGCAATGGGGCCATGACTTCCGCCCCGAATACCTGCAACTGGGTCAACTGGCCGAGCTGTTCCCGGACGTGCCGCGCATTGCGCTGACCGCGACCGCCGACAAGCGCACCCGTGAGGAAATCGTCACACGCCTGCATTTGCAGGACGCCGAGCGTTTCCTGTCCAGTTTCGACCGCCCCAACATCTTTTATCGCATCGTGCCCAAGGAACAGCCGCGCAAGCAGTTGTTGGCGTTTCTCTCCGAGCGTCGCAGCGATGCGGGCATCGTCTATTGCCTGTCGCGCAAGAAGGTTGAAGAAACCGCCGCCTTCCTCAGCGACAATGGTTATCCCGCGCTGCCGTATCACGCCGGCCTGCCCATCGAAACGCGTTCGGAAAACCAGCGCCGCTTCCTGAATGAGGAAGGCCTGATCATGGTCGCCACCATCGCCTTTGGCATGGGCATCGACAAACCCAACGTGCGCTTCGTTGCGCACATGGACCTGCCCAAGTCGCTGGAGGCTTACTACCAGGAAACCGGGCGGGCAGGGCGTGATGGTCTGCCGGCCGATGCCTGGATGGCCTACGGCCTGCAAGACGTGCTGATGCTCAAGCAGATGCTGCAGAACTCCGAAGGCGACGAGCGCCACAAGCGTGTCGAGCACCACAAGCTGGATGCGATGCTGGCGCTGTGTGAAGAAACACGCTGCCGGCGTCAGGCGCTGTTGGCCTACTTCGACGAAGACATGCCCAACCCTTGCGGCCATTGCGACAACTGTGTCGACGGCGTGCAGACCTGGGACGCCACCGAGCCCGCGCGTCAGGCACTCTCGGCGATCTACCGCACCGGCCAGCGCTATGGCGTCGGTCACCTGGTGGACGTGCTGTTGGGCAAGGAAAACGACAAGGTCCAGAGCTTCGGCCATCAGAAGCTGGCGGTGTTCGGGGTCGGCAAGGCCCGCAGCGAAGGCGAATGGCGCTCCTTGTTCCGTCAACTGGTGGCGCGCGGCCTGGCTGATATTGATCTGGAAGGCTACGGCGGCCTGCGTCTGAGCGACACCTGCCGCCCATTGCTGCGTGGCGAAGTGACGCTGCAACTGCGCCGTGACCTCAAACCACAAACCACGCCGAAAGCGTCGGGCAGCCCGGCCAGTCAGCTGGTCCGTGGCGAAGAGCGCGAACAGTGGGAAGCCTTGCGCGCCCTGCGCCGCAAGCTGGCAGAAGAGCACCGCGTGCCGCCGTACGTTATTTTCCCCGACTCAACCTTGCTGGAAATGCTGCGCAGCCAGCCGGGCACCATGGCCGAGATGGGACGGGTCAGCGGTGTTGGCGCGCGCAAGCTGGAGCGTTATGGCGAGGCGTTCCTGGAGGTGCTCGGCGGTTCAGCGCCTGCTCCGCGCGTTGTGACCGATCTGCGGCATGAACTGATCAGCCTGGCCCGTGCCGGGATGACCCCGATGCAGATTGCCGGTCAACTCCAGTGCTCGGAAAAGAACGTCTACACGATGCTCGCCGAGGCGATCGGCAAACAGCAGCTGTCGCTCGAACAGGCGCTGGACCTGCCTGAAGACCTGCTCAGCGAAATTCAGGATGCCTTCCTCGACGGTGAGGGCGAGTTGCCTCCCGTCGCCGCGATCGCCGAACTGTTCACGGGACGCGTGCCCGAAGGCGTGCTGTATTGCGTGCGTGCGGCGTTGCAGTCGGAGTTTGAGGTTTAA
- a CDS encoding MarR family transcriptional regulator, giving the protein MPLTEEHRFGMQLASLSRGWRAELDRRLADLGLSQARWLVLLHLARFKEAPTQRELAQSVGVEGPTLARLLDSLENQGLVRRQAVVEDRRAKKILLCDTARPLIEKIETIATALRHELFEGIDEEDLRVCLRVHSTILANLEKS; this is encoded by the coding sequence ATGCCGTTAACAGAAGAACACCGCTTTGGCATGCAACTGGCCAGCTTATCCCGTGGCTGGCGTGCCGAGCTTGACCGTCGTCTGGCCGATCTTGGGTTGTCCCAGGCCCGTTGGCTGGTCCTCTTGCATCTGGCGCGTTTCAAGGAAGCGCCGACTCAGCGCGAACTGGCGCAAAGTGTCGGCGTGGAGGGTCCGACTCTGGCCCGCCTGCTCGACAGCCTTGAGAATCAGGGGCTGGTCCGTCGTCAGGCCGTGGTCGAAGACCGACGTGCGAAAAAGATCCTGCTGTGCGACACCGCACGGCCTCTGATCGAGAAAATCGAAACCATTGCCACTGCGTTGCGTCATGAGCTGTTCGAAGGCATCGATGAGGAAGATCTGCGCGTCTGCCTGCGCGTTCACTCGACAATTCTGGCGAATCTGGAAAAATCGTGA